The genome window ACTGGGTAAGTACAACAAATTACGGCATAATGCAACTtagtacagtgaagctcaaaatAAAAAGGCAGAAGTGTACAAAGCTCAGACCGACCCGTTTAGTTTCAACAGGGCAAAAACCTTCAAGGATGTTCACAATTGTTAAACACGATGTGTCATAAATTCACGGAACTCTAAAAGACGCACAAGTCAGTCGACTGAGCTGAAGAATtagatcattttatttttcaaacaattGAGAGATGTTAAACACTGAACAAATAAAGATGCCCCAGTCAAAACTCCAGAAAACAGATTCTTATCAACCAGTTGTAGCACTTTCCTTTATTGccagctgtgttgttgttgttgtgcagtTTCTCATTGTCTGCAGCGTCACCCTCACTAAATCAGTGTGTACAAAAAAAGTAACAGAAATGGTGCATATACCAGCGTCATACTGATCGTGGGATTTGGAGTTCTCGCACATAAAGCCGGCTCCAAGGACAGGCGTGTTTTATGCGGAAGCAAATCCAGATTTACCGTTTACCAAGGCACATTGGTAGGGATgaatgactgaaagaatgaatgagTAGAGAGGCTGCGGCAGAAGCCAATCTTAACAGGTCATGTGAGAAAACGTGGTAGTGACTGGTGAGTATAAAGGGAAATCGAAATCAAGTATTAATTGTTTGTCACATGGAAAATGGCAATAATCAGATGCACactgctttctctctcccttttttttgttgtacttAAAAAATGGAAGCAAACAAAATGCTgctaaatatttttcaaaaccaTCAAATGCAGCTGCAAGAACTTGAATTGTGTCTGAAACTGAACAAACTATATGGGCACATAACTGTAACATTGTGGGAACATCAGTCACTATTCACACTTTAATCAAGTCAGGGATGAAATGACCAACAAGTTGTCAACTTACAAACAAGTGCAAAGAGGTCTCAATCCTGTACATTCACTAAGGCTGTTTAACTTGTAGAAAAATCTCGAAGGAATTCCAAAAGGCAAAAAGGATCTAAAGGAATGGAGACAGAGTGAATTCCAGCATTCAaacatttccttgtttttgtcTCGAAAATGCAATTATTGATCAGCACCACCTAATTTGACATTCTTTCATATTTTAGGCTTGAGAGAGAACTAGTGGGTGGCGAGAGGTTCTCAAATTTTCAATTAGCACCACACTACTTTGATGGAACAATTGGAAACCAAATATTTAATCCAGAATAAATTTCTTCTTGAGTTGAGATGGCATGGACATGGGAGCTGTGTGATGAGACGGAGAGAGCGAAAGGGTGTGAAGGGTGGAGTATGGAATGTTGATGACCGAATGGACTGGCCGATCTTAAAGAAAGACCACgcaaaaaacatttgtatgcCCCCCCTTTTACACTATAGATCAGGCCGGCGACATTGTGATGcggaaaagagaaaagaaaaggagatcTATATGTTTTTGAACATCTGGTTTTGATGAATGTCCCATAAATGAACTGGTCAAAATAAATAGATGTATACATGATAAGAAATTTATAATTTACTCTTTATATCTCACATAAAGCTTCTTGTAACTGCCAAATATGCTCCAGTATTTCACACTCTGGACATGTTCAGCTCTACCTGTGCTAGATGAACTCTATCGACACCTTTCTGGGCACCAACATGGCGGCCTGGACAGGACAGCTAAACCCCAGCCTTCCCTCAAATTCAACCCTAGATTGTAATTCCTCATTAGAAactaaaaggtaaaaaaatacGGACAGTATTATCAAGTGAGCCTGAAATAGTGGTACAATTCAGAACATTGAAAATTCACATCGAAACATTGTTTCTGGTTGCCATGGATAAttctgtcctcttttttttgtcttctgttaGTAGCAGCACTCTGCAACTAGGGCCTCGTCATTCCTGTGGCTTtcagtttgaaaaataaaacagaaacagcccTTGGTATCACAAACTCAACTATTCTTTTAATCTTTACTCTTTTTATACCAAAATCTCAATAGATTAtcacagaaagaggaagaggcaTGGGGGGGCAGGGGGGGAGTTTAGCAGGCCTGGCTTTTGCCAAACTCACAGTGgacaaacaaaatcacaaagtaTCTTTGTCTCTGTGGGGAGACGAACACAGGAGTGGAAAAGGACAGCAACCTTCCCAAACCCGTCAGTCTAGGCAAACATATGGCAGGATGTTCAATTTGCTTTCATCCCCGTGAGGGTCCAATGATATGCACTCTGTCCAATCAAACCAGGTGCCCTTGGTGTCATAACAACCGTTCACCCCCGGCCAGTGCTGTGTATGTATCCTGTCCAGGTCCTCATCCGTCACCTCTCGGCTGACGCCCGGTAAATCCCCTACTAAGTTGTCCGTCTGCAGAACGTGCGTCTTCCTCGACTCCTTGGTTTCCTGTTCTTCCCTTTTCAGATACTGGGACATGAAAAAGTGTGCACTAGGGGCCTGGACCCCCGAGGAGGTGAGCACATTGCTCTGAAGGTTCAAGTAGGACTGGATGATTTCATTTCTGGACAGCTCCTTCCAGTTCGTCTGGTGAAAAGGGTTAGGGCTGGGACCTGGAGCTGTGGCCGTGGCCGTGGCCGTAGCCGTGGCCGTAGCCGAGGCCGTGGCCGTAGCCGAGGCCGTGGCCATGGCAGCGGCAGCGGGCTGTTGTACAGTGCTTTCAGTTCTCTGCCTAGACTCAGCAGGGTCAGGAGTGGGGGCTTCCTCTGTTTGAGAAGGTTCTTTATGTACCAGGGGTTTTATCTGACCTGTGACAGGGTCAAATGTTAGTCTGCGTTCTTTTAACCGTACTGGTTTAGTCGTGTCCTCTATTTTCTGGCCATCTAAGTTGACAGAGTAGTCTCTAGACCTGTACTTCCTCCGTTTATGCTCTGAGTTGGGGATTGTTGCCCCGTCTGTGTCATCAGACACAGCCATGGCTACCTCAGGTGTCGGCCTGTGTAGTTCTGAGTTGTGTTGGGGGTGAGAGGGTGAGGGGGAGACTGATGGGGATTCCAGTGTTGCAGATATGTCTTGTGGTGGGCAATGAGAAGGGACATCTGACGAACTGGCCCAGTGCATTGAAGACCTATGAGAAGAGTGTGGCAGCTTGTCAGCGTAAGATGCTTGAGCTGGGGAGGATACAGACTGGGACAAAGGAAGGGGAGAATTTCTAGGGGATGGGCTTGGGATAGATGTTCCTTTCGGTGTGTATGCCGCAGAGCGCTTGGTCACGGTGTCTTGCTTCGTGCTCCTTGGACTGGTAGTGAGGCCACGGGGACTTTTGGCTTGATAAtacccgcctcctcctcctccatcatccATTCTGGCCTGCTGCATCACAGCAACCTTGATTAAAGAGGAAGTGCTAGGTAGTTTGGCCACTCCAGGGGAGCTGGGGCGAGGCTTGACAGCGTTTACTGGAATTCTGTTGATTTTATCATTGTCAAGGTGCTCTATGCGAGATCTGTCAGGGGACGGGACGACCTCCTGGTCAGGCAGGGTATCAGGGCTTCCTGCAATCCCATTGGTGGGTGGTGGTGAAACAGAGTTATCATATGACATCTTGGAGATTTTTTCTGGTAAGTGCACTCCACTGTCTCTGTTCTCTGCTCGGCGCTTGCGACTGCTTGATTTCTCAGCTTTTGGTGAGTATGTGTTGTGAACATCATTTCTGGTTTTGACTTCAGGGACCCCCTTCCCTGACACAGCGATGTCAGGTGGAGGGGCTTCTGTTCTGCAGGGATGAGAACTGCCATTGGTAGACCCAGGGACACTCGCAGCCACAGCAGGCCCAGGCTCAATCAGCTTTTGCCAGTTTCGTAAGAGTTTCTTAGCACGCTTGGCAAGGTCTTCATCCTTGGTCTTCTTTCGTACATCATTGATCAGTTTTCCTAGTCGAGTTTCCTAATgaataatgtgtgtgagagttagAGAGAAATCAAGCAACCCAATTTCTACATGAAAAAGTAGTTCACAGAGAGTCAATTGTCTTACCTCAAGTGCTTCTTTGGTGATAGGATACTTTTCGAGACCGGAAATAACCTCTAATACGACCACCATATTGCATATCTGCAGGGGggggacaaacacaaacattttgtattatttcaccTGCTCTCTCAATGCAAAAAACGGTACTTGTCCAAAACCACAATTCACAGAGTTTGGCAGTAGAAGACATAGTTAAATAAGAATTTTAATCACAATATAGTCACACTAAGGAAAATAATACAAGTGGGTAACACAGACACGACTACTAACTGTCATAAATGAATGTGATATATAGAAAAACTCCAGTATTTGGACGAATAGAAAACCACTGAATCGTGTCTGCAACGTGTAGAGTGTGGGGGCAAGTTAGCTTACGACGAGCTAGGAAACATTAGCTTGTCTCTCTGCTACAGAGCGACGTTGAAAAGTAAAGATGGCAAAGTGTCAGCTCAAAAATCCTTCATCATTGCATGCGCTAAAACAAACGTGTGGCATTTGAGCAAAAACGGGCATTAAAATTAACTAATTTTAATTTACACTAGTTTATTATCATGTCGACAAAGTCCACCAGTGTCCAAGTGTCGACAGAGTTACCTGTGGTAGCTGATTTGGCTGCCGCTAGCGTTTAACTAACTTGAGAGGGAAGGGTCTGACTATTTCCTAAAACGTAGCTACAGCTATCCAAGCTACGAGTTAGCTAACTACCTCCCACACTTCGTTAACAAGGGACTGTTGACGTGAAACGCTCCACAGCGAAGCTCTGACCATTCCATAAAACATAAAGATGGTATTATAGTTAAATACGTATTCTCAGGGAGCGTGTTTGTTATGTTTATTACATAAAGTTACCGTTAAATACGGTGTAACGGCTAGGCTAGCAGCTAGCATGCTACATAAACCAGCTAACGCCAGTTTGCTGTCTAACCAACCTAAGGCTGCTGCTAAGTTAGCTTTGCGAGCTGTCACCTCCACAGATTCATCGTCTCCC of Thunnus thynnus chromosome 12, fThuThy2.1, whole genome shotgun sequence contains these proteins:
- the crsp7 gene encoding mediator of RNA polymerase II transcription subunit 26 yields the protein MTTAPATPQQMKDRLLRAVDSQSNICNMVVVLEVISGLEKYPITKEALEETRLGKLINDVRKKTKDEDLAKRAKKLLRNWQKLIEPGPAVAASVPGSTNGSSHPCRTEAPPPDIAVSGKGVPEVKTRNDVHNTYSPKAEKSSSRKRRAENRDSGVHLPEKISKMSYDNSVSPPPTNGIAGSPDTLPDQEVVPSPDRSRIEHLDNDKINRIPVNAVKPRPSSPGVAKLPSTSSLIKVAVMQQARMDDGGGGGGYYQAKSPRGLTTSPRSTKQDTVTKRSAAYTPKGTSIPSPSPRNSPLPLSQSVSSPAQASYADKLPHSSHRSSMHWASSSDVPSHCPPQDISATLESPSVSPSPSHPQHNSELHRPTPEVAMAVSDDTDGATIPNSEHKRRKYRSRDYSVNLDGQKIEDTTKPVRLKERRLTFDPVTGQIKPLVHKEPSQTEEAPTPDPAESRQRTESTVQQPAAAAMATASATATASATATATATATATAPGPSPNPFHQTNWKELSRNEIIQSYLNLQSNVLTSSGVQAPSAHFFMSQYLKREEQETKESRKTHVLQTDNLVGDLPGVSREVTDEDLDRIHTQHWPGVNGCYDTKGTWFDWTECISLDPHGDESKLNILPYVCLD